The window TTGATCTTAACTAGCAAGTCCTAGCCTTAGAAACAAGTGTGTAATATTTGTCAAGCCGAGTGACACCACGGACATGGATGTCAGTGCCACAACGGCTTCGTCAAGAAGGTGAGGCAGGCGGCCGTTGTGCCGGCAGTGGAAGGGGTGAAGTACAAGGAGTGCGACAGGAATCATGCATGCGCTGACTAGTGGTGGGCACGTCGTGGACGGCTGCAGGGAGTGAATACCATTGGGGGACCTCAACCCCGCTGATGTGTCGTCATACAAGTGCACGACATACGGATGACACCACAACTTCCACCGCAAGGTGATGACGGAGAGGTCGCCGCCATTGTCGCCCATGGCAAGAACCGCCATAGTAGTTGAGCCTAACTGCAAAAAACGCTAACATAAAAAAACTTGTCATGGTAGCTGAAAAATGTCCCATGGTAGACGAAAAACGTCTAACACTGGTGTGTTACGCTGGTGGGAGGAGACGGGTAGGTCCGACAGCGGAGGAGAATGCATCGGAGGCGTTGTGGCCGTTGGGTTAGTTGCGCTTATTGTTGTGCCTCTAGTTCCTAAAGATGTCCTTACCGATGCCAATGTCATGGCACCTCGCTTTGATGATGTCCTTATCGCGCTTCTGCAGGCACCACCCTAGGTGCTTCGACAGCTCCTGCATGCGCATCTTCTGGTAGGCAGTGCACATGGTGCGGGACCACTTCCTCGCCGACATAACCACATGGTGCGGTGGCGCCATCGTCGGCGAGAGCTGGGCGGGGAGCCTCTGGATCCGCAGTGCCCCCAACAGGCGGCTGTGTCATGGAGAAGAGATGTACGCAGGCAGCTGCTATGCCATCGGTGCCGGAGGATACACAGGTGGAGGCTGATGTGGTGGGGAGACGGAGCTCGTCGTCGTACTCCGTGGCATCCGAGTCATACTCTGTGCCATCCGAGTCGGTGTCAGAGTCGGCGACCGGGAGCCAGTCCTCCGGTGTCTGCTCCTCCCCGCGCTACGGCTGGCCATGGAGTATGATTGCAGCCATGGGCGGTAGCAGCAGCGACCTCTCCATCATCATCTCACGGTGCAAGCTGTAGTGGCAGCCTCAGGCCGCCCACTTGTATGACGATGCGTCGGTGGGGTTCAGGTCCCCCAACGGCATGCACTCCCCGCAGCCGTCCATGACTTGCCCACTCGTAGCCAGCGCGTGGTTCCTACTACACTCCTTGTATTTCACCCCTTTCACCGCCAATGCCACGACCGCCTGCCTTACCTTCTTGACGAACCCCTTAGGGTACTTGATGTCCATGGCCCCCCTGGTGTCACTTGGCTTCACAAAGATTACCCACTAGTGTCTAAGGCTTGGATTTACTAGTTAGGATCAACGAAGGCGAGCAAAACTCGTAAGGATAGGATGCGAAACGAAGTCTGTGAGTTTAGGGTATAAAAAGAGCAACAATGACTCTAACGACAGATATTATTAATCCATGTAATTAGTAGTGACTATAGAAAAGAGAAAATCTCGAAAGATCGTAGTGCTAAATTAATATTGGATCACTCAAGACAGGCACCATAGAAACCTAACCATTTTTTGTTTGACCTTGCTCATTTTTTAGTTCTCAAATTACTGCTACATTGTCAATAGATTTTTTTGTCAAAAATAGCTTTTTGCAAGGGTCGTCGTCTCATAGATGGACAGGACGCGTGTAGACCACCATTGTACATTTTTTGCCCATGTATAGTTGTTAATCAATACAAAATATAATTACCCTGGATTTGAGAGGTTATCCTATATAACTAAGAGATCCACCCCCACTAATCTATTTATCTTGACATGCAGCATATCGGCCTCAACATGTATGCCCCACATGTGCCACGTTCTGCCACGTCAGCGAATCTTTACATGCAGCGTTCAGTTACCAATGTGAAGAACCGACTGTCCACCTGCCTTCTCTCCGTTTCCACTTTCCAGCCATAAATCATGGatgcctctctccctccctcggAAATAAACACAAACCGATCAACCTCTCTCCCCCAGAAAAATTGACGCCAGTTTTCTCCTTGGCTATAGGTGCAGCAGGTCTGCAGGTGGGAGCCGATCTGTGCATCAAGGGTCCCCCCATGGCACGTCTGTTGGTGCTTCTCGCCTCCGCGCGCGGTTCTCTAAAATTCTCTATGGTATGGTCACCCTTGGCCCTTGCAGGTTTGGTGCCATATGTGCCCTAGTCCTCCCCTCCAGTGTGTGTCTCTATTCAGGCTAAGACAGCTTTGGTGTCGTTGGGGAGGTCAATACCGGCCGGTTCCAATAGAATCAGACCGGCTATAGGTGAGTTTCCAATCTGAAGATCGCTTTCTTTTCATCCTGTAAAGAACGAATTGGACGACGCCGGACAGAGCCTCACCCATGGCATGGAGGGCTTATTAATACATATATTTGCCTTGAAGGAATGGCCAGTGTACCCGAGTCCAATCAGGTCACCACGCCATCAAATTTTCAATATTTTTCCTTCTCATGCTAGAGGCAACACATTGGTGTGACGAGGCAGGGCGTCAGCCATGGCGTTGAGGTTTTTCTTTTGGCTTGGAAGGAACGCCCAGTGTGCAGGAGTCCTTTCATCTGAATTTAGAACTCTGATGTCTCTAACAGTATGCAAATTTGTAAATTGCTCCATTGAACAAATTAGTATACAAAGTGCTCTTCCCATCAGGTTATTCTCAGCCATGGTGTGGATATTTTTATTTTGGCCTAGAAGGAACGTCGAGTGTACATGTGTCCTTTCCTGTGAATTTAAAACTATGATATTTCTATTAGTATACAAGTTTGTACATTGCTCCATTGAGCAGGTTAGTATACAAAGTGCTCTTCCCATCAGCTTGTTATATATGTAAGCGCTACAATTTCAATCCACCATTGGGTATGCCTTTAATTGGCAAAGTTTATGATAGATATAGAAGCATCCGCATTTAATATCTTCGTATCTTAAATATGTTAGAATTTTAGCTGCTATTTTATTTATGAAACACATATAAGTAGATTGATGTTGACCGATTCATATAATGATTTGCTAATGTGGCCAAATAAGTTATTTCATCCAGTACATTCTGCGTGCTTCTTTACATATTGTTGTTAATTAATTGCCCTAAGAGATCTTGATTTTGCATTTGTATACATTTTTCTTGCCTACTGCATCCTGCCCATTTGGAGATGGTATAATAACTTATTATGGCGCCAATCTATTTTGTAATTGTGCAAGTTTAGTGTTCAGTACAGCTGTTTCGATGCATTAGGATACGTCAATTTTCACAGTCGAAAAAAATACTCTTTAATGTTTCCTTTAGTTTTGTTACAAGATCTCCATAAGATATATATGATTTTGGTTAGTCCATTCCACATTGTCTGCCATAGGTATTGGCAATTCAAATACGGTCATTTTGTTGATGCAATTCCAAATTAATTGTGGTGGTTATTTGTATCGATTCCAAGTCTAACTGAACATAGTTCCTTTTCGTAGGTAACTTGTGTAGCTAACATGTAACATTCATATTAGTGAGGATGGTTTCCTCATATATGGAGTGTTAAGGATAAGACATCGGATATCACCGAAACATATTGCAACAATTTCATGCAGCAACATGCGgggtatcactacaaaaaaatgcacttccgtgatgatacgtgtttgtcatagtaggtcgcgttttctgtcatacgtgatgtacatccatgacaaatttatgacagaatcaagatagtcatacctgtgctgtcgtagaagtgttccatgacattgccaaaattatcatcacggaagtgtccacttccatgacgataaatcgcgcgtcacagaagtgctttcgtcaagggtgaccgacacgtggcatccaccgaaacggaacaccgttaagctatcgggtcggattttggatctgataacccgttaacagccacgaccaatgccgattttccacgtgtaaaattc is drawn from Aegilops tauschii subsp. strangulata cultivar AL8/78 chromosome 1, Aet v6.0, whole genome shotgun sequence and contains these coding sequences:
- the LOC109739499 gene encoding zinc-finger homeodomain protein 9-like, coding for MDIKYPKGFVKKVRQAVVALAVKGVKYKECSRNHALATSGQVMDGCGECMPLGDLNPTDASSYNRLLGALRIQRLPAQLSPTMAPPHHVVMSARKWSRTMCTAYQKMRMQELSKHLGWCLQKRDKDIIKARCHDIGIGKDIFRN